Part of the Salinimonas lutimaris genome, CGGGAGCTCCTTGGAACATGGCTACCTTGGCTCAATGGTTTTGTTGGGTTAGGCAGACTGTTCAGGAGATCCCGTATAGGCCTTCGGCCTTACGGGACGACGGTTTTTATCCGGGATCTCCTTGGAATATGGCTACCTTGGTTTAATGGTTTTGCTGGGTTAGGCAGGCTGTTCAGGAGATCCCGTATAGGCCTGCGGCCTTACGGGATGACGGTCTTTATCCGAATCCCTTGGAACATGGCTACCCTGGTTCAATGATTTTGTTGGGTCAGCCAGGCTATTCAGATTTTGTTGGGTCAGCCAGGCTATTCAGGAGATCCCGTATAGGCCTGCGGTCTTACGGGACGCCGGTTATTATCCGGGAGCTCCTTGGCGCATGGCTACCTTGGTTTAATGGTTTTGCTGGGGTAGGCAGACTGCTCAGGAGATCCCCGATTACTCGGGGATGACGGGAAATATACGGGATGACGGAATTACCTGCGGCCAAAAAGGATGACGGGTATTTGCCAGGGACGTCACTAGCGAAAGTCCTGTAATAACATAAACAATCGTAAGTTGGCTCTACAGTTGCTGTTGAATGCTATGTAAAGTGTCTTTTAAGGCTGCATTTTCAGGCTGCAACAAAATTGCTTTCTGGATTATTTTACTCGCCTCTGCACTTTTATTCTGGGTGTTCAATAGCCATGCAAGATTATTCATAGCAACCCAGTTTTGAGGTTCTAGCTCAATCAGCTTTTGGTAGTAATTAACTGCGCGTAAGGGCTGGATTGACGCATAATGGTCGGCAATCGTCATCAGGGCGTGTGTGTGCTGAGGGTACTGGCTTATATGTTGAGTCAGTAATTGCTCTGCTTGCTTTTCCTGTGAGTCTGCTTTCAACGCATGATAATAATACTGTGTAGTTATATCCGCCGGATCTTGTTCATAAGCTACAGATAATTGCTGAACGGCAGATTTTACATTCCCTAATGCAAGATTGGTTCGGCCAGCTAAAAACAACCAGTTTACTGTCTGCTGCATTGAATCTGAAGCAGAAGATAAAGCTTCCATTGCTTTAAGCGGGTGACGTTGTGCTACATAAACTTGAGCTTCAGTTAGCGCGACTTTGTCTTGCGTCGCCTGTATAGGCGTGGTGATCAGCTTCAACACATCAAGTGCGCTGGAATAGTTTTTTGTAGTAAAGTAAGCTTGGGCCTGAGTTATCAGCAATAAATCAGAGGCAGCATGTTGGTCAGAATACGCATTCAATAGCGCAATGGCCTGGTTGCTTTTTCCTGTATTGATAAATGAATCGGCGAGTAAGTAGGTGACAAGCTCCATATTTTTTATACTAAACCTATTGCTTTCAAGTATTTCCACTACCTTCTCAAAGTTATTTGTGAGGTGGTATGCAAATGCTATGGATAACGGCGTTATGTCTTTAGCAGATATCACTGTCGACAAAAGTTTCTGCTGATTATTGCCTGACGCTACCCCCGATCTTATATACCCCTCGATTGCTGCTCTGTCGTTTGGTGCAGCGGATACCATTTGTTCAAATGTATTAAAGGCTTCCGGGTATTCGTTCTGCTCAAACGCACTGACAGCGGTTTTCAACATTGCTGTTCGGTTTGACGGCGCATACTCCAGTACCTGTTTATAAAATGATTGCGCCTGATCGACCTGGTTACTAATTTCAGCAAGTTCTGCGGCCAGCAAATAGTTATCAATGTTTTTGGGTTCTTCAGTCATCCAGTCGTTTAGTAAGCTGTTTGCTTTGTTGATATCCCCGGCAGATATGTGAACCGACAGGAGCAATGCTTTTGACATTTTTGTCCCCCCGGCAACATTACCGGAGATAATCGCCTGACTGGAATCCTCAATTAGTTTCATACCAGCATCGGTGTCGCCACTGGCAATTTTGATTAGACCAAGTTCCTGTGCCAGTTGGGGTTCTGTTTTGTCAGCACCATCCAGAGAAGCCAGAAGCTTGGCTGCATCTTGCTTTTTACCTGCCATTAAAAGTTTATAGCTGGTAGCCATGGCAAGGTGAGTATTAGCCTTTGCTAATTGTGGATTGTACAGAAGCTCCTGCGCAGCTTGCTGGTCGTCACCCATTTTCAGTTGGGCAGCGACATACATTTGTTTTGCAAGGTGGTTTCCTGGCGCTAAATCGATGACCCGGGAAAGATGCTTCAGCGATTGCTCATAGTTTTCAATTTGAAAGTTGGTTAAGCCTGCGATGTACGATGTTAGCGTAGAGCTTAGACCTGATTTGATTGATTTTTCTATGTATAAGTTTGCTTTTTGATACTCTTTTTTATTGATATAAATAAGTGATAACTGTTGGTTTGCTAAAGGGTGATTTTTCACTCTTTTAGCAAAGAAAGTGACGTTTTTTTCTGCTGCATCATAGTCACCCAGTTGCAAGTAGGTTTGGGCAAGGTTAAGACGGATTGGCAGAAAGAAAGGTTTGCTTTCAGCCATTGCTTCGTAAGTCTTCGCGGCCAGAGAGTAGTCTTCTATCCGGTATGCTATTTCGGCAACTAAAGAGTGAATGAGCCAGCTGTCAGGATGAGCCTCAATGGCATCGTTTAATAGTTGCGAGTTCTGGTTGTCGCCACCAATAAAATAACGCAATAGCTTTTGCAGCGTAATGAGTTCCGGCGTACTTCCGCTTGACCGGGCAGCTTTGGTCAAACTCATGTTGCCACGAATAAAGTCGGCATGACGTGCTGAGATAATGCCAGACAATGCATGAAAATAAGCAATTTGCGGAGAAGATAACTTATCTTTAAATAATTCAAATTGAGAGGTCAGTTTTTTATTTTCTGCGTTGGTGTACAGGGCCAGAAAATAGTTATTAGAAAATTGTTCCGGCGATGCGCCTAAGTCTATTGCCTTCTCGTAGTGAGAAATTGCGCTGGCCATATCACCTAACTTAAAATAAGTGTTAGCAAGCAGTATTCTGGCTCTTTGGTCGCCAGGGAACTCTAAAATGACTTGTTTTATGATAGTGGTAGCAGCAACAAAGTTTTTTTGTTGTAAGGCATGGTTGATGGATTCAGTTTGTTCTTCCAGTGATGGCTTACCGCATCCATATAAAGTCATTGTCGTAATGAATAACAAAAATGTCAGTTTGCGTGCCTTAATCGTCATTTTATTTTTCCGTAAAAGAGGTTTGTATGAGGAGAGGTACTGAAAAGGCTCCTAATGGAGCCTTTGAGGGATTATGCTTTTTGGCGGCGTAAAGCGCCTACACCTATTAAACCTAATGCCATGATAGCCACTGTAGAAGGCTCTGGAATTTCATAGAACCTGCCATTTGCTGTTCCAGTAAACTCAATAACATTTGAAGACTGGTCACCCTGGAATGAACCGTCAACGTTCAGTTCAAACGAAAATGGATCAGGTTCAACAAAGTAGTTGCTACCTTCATCGGTAAGCGAGAAATTCAGAAAGTCAAAATTGAACGCTCCTTGCCCATTAAAAGCAAAGGCAAAATTTTGAGAAATAGTTGGCGCAGTGCCTAACAGGATGTCTACACCATTGTCTGAAGGTAAAAATCCGTTGTCAGATGGTGAAGTAATGCTACCAGTACTGACGCCACTTAAATCTTCAAGATCATTACCTACATCCAGATAAATATTGAACTGACCACTGCTGGTAGTAAACATGCCGGTAGACTGGTTTACCGTTCCTTCAGCAGTAAACAGCGCATATAAGCCATAAGTATTGTTTAAGCCGGATTCATTAATTTCTGCCAAACCATTGTGGAAGGCTGTGAAATTAACCAGCGCACCTACAGTGAAGTTATTGCCGTCTAACGTTACCGTTTCACCAAAGTTACCACTAACCCGGTTTGCCGTTATTAAGGATTCAGCTGAGTCGGTTGCATAGCCTTCATTGACGGTAAAATCTACGTATTCCGCAGAGGCACTAAATGCTGAGCTTAGTAAAGCCGCCGCCGCAAATGCTTTTAGAGTTGTTTTCAGTTTCATGTGTATTTCCGTATTAGATTGGACGATGTGTGTAACATTTACAGGGCAAACATATATCGTGCCATGTTTTAAGCATTTGTTTTCTATTGTTTTTATTGTTCTTAAGGTGGGTGTGTGTAAATAAATCTGACATTGCCTAGGACAATTATTGATATTTATTGCATTAAATATGGCACAGTTACAGTTCGCAGTAGTCAGTACATACCATTCAGTTTTTAAATGTAGCCTGCGAAAAGTAGCGTGGAGGGGAGGGCCCAACAATTGGCGAGCAACGGGTGATGTTATTGCCGCACGGACGGAGATCTGACGGGACTACTGAAATCTTGCTATTAAATCATTTCAGGTATTCTCGGAAGAAGATGGTTTTATAAGTAACTAATAGAACTTTTCCTACAAATAACTTTTCTTCAGATGTTGTTAATGAAACTTGAAATCACGTAGTGAAAAACAAAAGGCCAGCTTTAAAGCTGGCCTATTATTAGTCAATATTCAAACTAACAATTATTTACGGCGACGTGCTGCGCCAAGACCTAACAGACCTAGTGCCATTACAGCAATCGTTGACGGCTCTGGTACTTCATAGAACTGTGCTGATACGTCACCACGGGTAATCTGAGTACCTGCCTGTGCAAACGCATCGAAGTCACCATTTACGTTAACCATCATAGAAAACGGAGTTGGTGCTACGAAATACTGATCACCTTCTTCAGTCAGCTCAAAGTTCATAAAATCAAACTGGAACGCAGTAATAGTCTGGCCATTGATGGTAGTGCTTGTACCTACGTTGTTGCCGATAGTGTCAGAGAAACCTAACAGCATATCTTCGCCGTCGCCAGTAATTGAAGATACATCGTCATCATCAGACAGGCCGGTATCGTTATTTGGATCCATAAAGATGCTGAAACCACCAGTTTCACCAACAAAGAAATCCACATTGCCTTCTGAGTCAGCGTAACCATCAGCATTGAAAGTTGCATACAATGAGTAGGTATTGTTCAGACCGGTGTTCAGTGAGTTTGAACCCAGGAAGAACTGACCGAATGTAGCAAATGCTGACGCGCTGAAGTTACCAGCACCGTCGAAAGTAATACGTTCAACATAGCCACCATTGATTTTATCTGCTGTAACCAGATTGCCATTACCTTCGTCTACAGTGAACTCAACAAAGTCCGCAGATGCAGTGAAAGAAGCTGCCAGGCCAGCAGTCAGAGCTAAAGATTTTACTAGTGTTTTGATTTTCATAACCATCTCCATATTCCAAAGAGTAATGTGCTTTAAGTAAAGTCACCCTTGAGTATGAGCAGTTATGATGCCAACTTTTTAAGTAGTTTGTTTTATAAGCAGTTTATTATTCGTACTACTTTTGGCTATGACGATTTGTAAATTATTTCGACAGTTTTCGGGGTTTTCATCTGTCATTTGGAGCGCAATGCCGCTACAGGCCTCGATTTATAAGGCGTTATGCAGATATAGTTCTTTATCTATAATTTTAACGTTTAGTTTACAATACTCGTATTGATGCACATGGCTCAGTATAATCA contains:
- a CDS encoding tetratricopeptide repeat protein; this translates as MTIKARKLTFLLFITTMTLYGCGKPSLEEQTESINHALQQKNFVAATTIIKQVILEFPGDQRARILLANTYFKLGDMASAISHYEKAIDLGASPEQFSNNYFLALYTNAENKKLTSQFELFKDKLSSPQIAYFHALSGIISARHADFIRGNMSLTKAARSSGSTPELITLQKLLRYFIGGDNQNSQLLNDAIEAHPDSWLIHSLVAEIAYRIEDYSLAAKTYEAMAESKPFFLPIRLNLAQTYLQLGDYDAAEKNVTFFAKRVKNHPLANQQLSLIYINKKEYQKANLYIEKSIKSGLSSTLTSYIAGLTNFQIENYEQSLKHLSRVIDLAPGNHLAKQMYVAAQLKMGDDQQAAQELLYNPQLAKANTHLAMATSYKLLMAGKKQDAAKLLASLDGADKTEPQLAQELGLIKIASGDTDAGMKLIEDSSQAIISGNVAGGTKMSKALLLSVHISAGDINKANSLLNDWMTEEPKNIDNYLLAAELAEISNQVDQAQSFYKQVLEYAPSNRTAMLKTAVSAFEQNEYPEAFNTFEQMVSAAPNDRAAIEGYIRSGVASGNNQQKLLSTVISAKDITPLSIAFAYHLTNNFEKVVEILESNRFSIKNMELVTYLLADSFINTGKSNQAIALLNAYSDQHAASDLLLITQAQAYFTTKNYSSALDVLKLITTPIQATQDKVALTEAQVYVAQRHPLKAMEALSSASDSMQQTVNWLFLAGRTNLALGNVKSAVQQLSVAYEQDPADITTQYYYHALKADSQEKQAEQLLTQHISQYPQHTHALMTIADHYASIQPLRAVNYYQKLIELEPQNWVAMNNLAWLLNTQNKSAEASKIIQKAILLQPENAALKDTLHSIQQQL
- the pepA gene encoding flocculation-associated PEP-CTERM protein PepA; translation: MKLKTTLKAFAAAALLSSAFSASAEYVDFTVNEGYATDSAESLITANRVSGNFGETVTLDGNNFTVGALVNFTAFHNGLAEINESGLNNTYGLYALFTAEGTVNQSTGMFTTSSGQFNIYLDVGNDLEDLSGVSTGSITSPSDNGFLPSDNGVDILLGTAPTISQNFAFAFNGQGAFNFDFLNFSLTDEGSNYFVEPDPFSFELNVDGSFQGDQSSNVIEFTGTANGRFYEIPEPSTVAIMALGLIGVGALRRQKA
- the pepA gene encoding flocculation-associated PEP-CTERM protein PepA; translation: MKIKTLVKSLALTAGLAASFTASADFVEFTVDEGNGNLVTADKINGGYVERITFDGAGNFSASAFATFGQFFLGSNSLNTGLNNTYSLYATFNADGYADSEGNVDFFVGETGGFSIFMDPNNDTGLSDDDDVSSITGDGEDMLLGFSDTIGNNVGTSTTINGQTITAFQFDFMNFELTEEGDQYFVAPTPFSMMVNVNGDFDAFAQAGTQITRGDVSAQFYEVPEPSTIAVMALGLLGLGAARRRK